In Octopus bimaculoides isolate UCB-OBI-ISO-001 chromosome 5, ASM119413v2, whole genome shotgun sequence, a genomic segment contains:
- the LOC106881524 gene encoding zinc finger protein 271 has product MNDLPDVMLKDTRKTSFHCDICDKSFSQKANLFTHKRIHIGEKPYCCDICGKSFTRNNVLTTHRRIHTGEKPYHCDICGKSFSRTCEVTTHKRIHTGEKPYHCDICGKSFSEGGTLTKHKRIHTGEKPYCCDICGKSFSRSNVLTTHKYIHTGEKPYHCEICGKSFSRTSELTTHKRIHTGEKPYHCGVCGKSFSEGGNLTKHIRIHTGQKAFHCDICGKSFFQRVHLTSHRYIHTGEKPHHCDICGKSFSEKSHLTKHNCIHTGEKPYHCDICGKSFSQTSQLIIHNRCTHTRKHLCHCEICGKSFSETSYLASHIRVHTGEKPYHCDVCGKSFSVRSSLTTHKHIHTGEKPYHCDVCGKLFSVKSHLTKHNRIHTGEKPYCCDICGVAFTQTGHLTTHKYIHTGEKPYHCDICGKSFSQTSHLTIHKYIHTGQKPYHCDICNKSFSQNSDLTKHKRVHTSEKPFHCDICGKSFSEGSVLTKHKYIHLREKSYLGDIW; this is encoded by the coding sequence ATGAATGATCTTCCTGATGTGATGCTGAAAGATACAAGAAAAACATCAttccattgtgatatctgtgataagtcattctctcaaaaagcTAATCTCTTtactcataaacgtattcacattggagaaaaaccatattgctgtgatatctgtggtaaatctttcactCGAAATAATGTCTTGACTACTCacagacgcattcatacaggagaaaagccatatcattgtgatatctgtggtaaatcattctctcgaacaTGTGAAgtaactactcacaaacgcattcatacaggagagaagccatatcattgtgatatttgtggtaaatcattctcagaaGGAGGtaccttaactaaacacaaacgtattcatacaggagaaaaaccatattgctgtgatatctgtggtaaatcattctctcgaagtaATGTCTTAAcaactcacaaatatattcatacaggagagaagccatatcactgtgagatctgtggtaaatcattctctcgaacaAGTGaattaactactcacaaacgtattcatacaggagaaaaaccatatcactgtggtgtctgtggtaaatcattctctgaaggaGGTAACCTAACTAAACACATTCGTATTCATACAGGACAGAAagcatttcattgtgatatctgtggtaaatcattctttcaaagaGTTCACTTAACTTCtcacagatatattcatacaggagagaagccacatcattgtgatatctgtggaaaatctttCTCTGAAAAGAGTCACTTGACTAAACACAAttgtattcatactggagagaaaccatatcattgtgatatctgtggcaaatctttCTCTCAAACAAGTCAATTAATTATACACAACAGATGTACCCATACAAGAAAGCACCTGtgtcactgtgaaatctgtggtaaatcattctctgaaacaaGTTACCTAGCTTCTCAcatacgtgttcatacaggagagaagccatatcattgtgatgtctgtggaaaatcattctctgtaagaagtagtttaactactcacaaacatattcatacaggggaaaaaccataccactgtgatgtctgtggtaaattattctcagTAAAAagtcacttaactaaacacaatcgcattcatacaggagagaagccctactgctgtgatatctgtggtgtaGCATTCACTCAGACAGGTCATTTAACTACTCACAagtatattcatacaggtgagaaaccttatcactgtgatatctgtggtaaatcattctctcaaacaaGTCATTTaactattcataaatatattcatacagggcagaaaccatatcattgtgatatctgtaataaatcattctctcaaaatagtgacctaactaaacacaaacgtgttcatacaagtgagaaaccatttcattgtgatatttgtggtaagtcattctctgaaGGAAGtgtcttaactaaacacaaatacattcatttacGAGAAAAATCATATCTTGGTGATATATGGTAA